In the Streptomyces fradiae ATCC 10745 = DSM 40063 genome, one interval contains:
- the pheA gene encoding prephenate dehydratase, with protein MSATRYTYLGPEGTFTEAALRTLPEAATRELAPMVSVPAALDAVRNGEAAAALVPIENSVEGGVTATLDELASGRPLMIYREVLLPIAFALLVRPGAKLADIKTVTGHPVAQPQVRNWLRAHLPAAVWESAASNADGARLVQEGRFDAAFAGEFAASTYGLEALVTEIHDAENAETRFVLVGRPARPAAPTGADKTSMVLWLRDDHPGALLELLQEFAVRGVNLMLIQSRPTGAGIGNYCFAVDAEGHIADRRVGEALMGLKRICPKVRFLGSYPRAGVSADGARALRPGTSDADFTAAADWLARCQDGRGA; from the coding sequence ATGTCGGCCACGCGATACACCTACCTCGGCCCCGAGGGCACCTTCACCGAGGCGGCCCTGCGGACGCTGCCGGAAGCCGCGACGCGCGAGCTGGCGCCGATGGTGTCGGTGCCCGCCGCCCTGGACGCCGTGCGGAACGGGGAGGCCGCCGCCGCGCTCGTACCGATCGAGAACTCGGTGGAGGGCGGGGTGACCGCCACGCTCGACGAGCTGGCGTCGGGCAGGCCGCTGATGATCTACCGCGAGGTGCTGCTGCCGATCGCCTTCGCGCTGCTGGTGCGGCCCGGCGCGAAGCTCGCCGACATCAAGACGGTGACCGGGCACCCCGTGGCGCAGCCGCAGGTGCGGAACTGGTTGCGCGCCCATCTGCCGGCGGCGGTGTGGGAGTCGGCCGCGTCGAACGCGGACGGGGCACGGCTGGTGCAGGAGGGCCGGTTCGACGCGGCGTTCGCGGGCGAGTTCGCCGCGTCGACCTACGGGCTGGAGGCGCTGGTCACGGAGATCCACGACGCGGAGAACGCCGAGACCCGCTTCGTGCTGGTGGGCCGTCCCGCACGGCCGGCGGCGCCCACGGGCGCGGACAAGACGTCGATGGTGCTGTGGCTGCGGGACGACCACCCCGGCGCGCTGCTGGAACTGCTCCAGGAGTTCGCGGTGCGCGGCGTCAATCTGATGCTGATCCAGTCGCGCCCGACGGGTGCGGGGATCGGGAACTACTGCTTCGCGGTGGACGCCGAAGGCCATATCGCGGACCGGCGCGTGGGCGAGGCGCTCATGGGCCTGAAGCGGATCTGCCCGAAGGTGCGCTTCCTCGGTTCGTATCCGCGGGCGGGAGTCTCCGCGGACGGGGCGCGGGCGCTGCGCCCCGGCACGTCGGACGCCGACTTCACGGCGGCGGCGGACTGGCTGGCGCGCTGCCAGGACGGCCGGGGGGCCTGA
- the efeB gene encoding iron uptake transporter deferrochelatase/peroxidase subunit: MSDNLEISRRRLLGTMGAAGAAGLALGGAGGAAGYAALADGGDDGPALAAVGAARVPFRGAHQAGIVQPPQACGHLVAFDLAPGAGRKEAVALMRRWSAAAERLMAGEPVGGSDSAVAKDAGPCSLTVTFGFGASFFDRTGLVARRPRELDPLPVFSSDRLDPKRSNGDLWVQIGADDALVAFHALRTLQREAGAAAKVRWQMNGFNRSPGATAHPMTTRNLMGQVDGTNNPKPTARDFDRHVFVQPGGAQPWMAGGSYAVVRRIRMLLDDWEKLPLKAQEEVIGRRKSDGAPLTGGTETTRLDLDKLGPDGRQVIPADAHARISAPEQNGGATMLRRPFSYHDGIGPDGVPDAGLLFICWQADPSRAFVPVQRKLDRGDALSRFIRHETSALFAVPGGPAEGEYVGGRLLEA, translated from the coding sequence ATGAGCGACAACCTGGAGATTTCGCGGCGTCGCCTGCTCGGCACCATGGGCGCCGCCGGAGCGGCGGGACTCGCGCTCGGCGGCGCGGGCGGCGCCGCGGGGTACGCGGCCCTCGCCGACGGCGGCGACGACGGGCCCGCGCTGGCGGCGGTCGGTGCGGCGCGGGTTCCCTTCCGCGGCGCGCACCAGGCGGGGATCGTGCAGCCGCCGCAGGCGTGCGGCCACCTGGTGGCGTTCGACCTGGCGCCGGGCGCGGGCCGCAAGGAGGCCGTCGCGCTGATGCGGCGCTGGTCGGCGGCGGCGGAGCGGCTGATGGCGGGCGAGCCCGTGGGCGGCTCCGACAGCGCGGTGGCGAAGGACGCCGGGCCGTGCTCGCTGACGGTCACCTTCGGCTTCGGCGCGTCCTTCTTCGACCGCACGGGGCTGGTGGCGCGGCGGCCGCGGGAGCTGGACCCGCTGCCGGTGTTCTCGTCCGACCGGCTCGACCCGAAGCGCTCGAACGGCGACCTGTGGGTGCAGATCGGCGCGGACGACGCGCTGGTGGCGTTCCACGCCCTGCGGACCCTCCAGCGCGAGGCGGGCGCGGCGGCGAAGGTCCGCTGGCAGATGAACGGCTTCAACCGCTCGCCCGGCGCGACCGCGCACCCCATGACGACCCGCAACCTGATGGGGCAGGTCGACGGCACGAACAACCCCAAGCCGACCGCCCGCGACTTCGACCGGCACGTCTTCGTCCAGCCGGGCGGGGCCCAGCCGTGGATGGCGGGCGGGTCGTACGCGGTGGTGCGGCGGATCAGGATGCTGCTGGACGACTGGGAGAAGCTGCCGCTGAAGGCGCAGGAGGAGGTCATCGGGCGCCGCAAGTCCGACGGCGCCCCCCTGACGGGCGGTACGGAGACGACGAGGTTGGACCTCGACAAGCTGGGCCCGGACGGCAGGCAGGTGATCCCGGCCGACGCGCACGCGCGGATCTCGGCGCCCGAGCAGAACGGCGGGGCGACGATGCTGCGGCGCCCGTTCTCGTACCACGACGGGATCGGTCCGGACGGGGTGCCGGACGCCGGACTGCTGTTCATCTGCTGGCAGGCCGACCCGAGCCGGGCCTTCGTGCCGGTGCAGCGGAAGCTGGACCGGGGCGACGCGCTGTCGCGGTTCATCCGGCACGAGACAAGTGCCCTGTTCGCGGTGCCGGGCGGGCCGGCGGAGGGCGAGTACGTGGGCGGGCGGCTGCTGGAGGCGTGA
- a CDS encoding copper resistance CopC/CopD family protein has product MRRLPALLLLVAGLLGTALSGTASAHSALTGSDPADGAVVATAPQRVTLTFSEQVALGDDGIRVLEPSGKRADSGELRDLCSGPVVRYGVDLRDGLPDGTYTVAWQAVSADSHPISGAFTFSIGEPSATKVVLPRQEAGGGLVGQLYDIGRYVSYAGFTVLAGGSAFVLVCWPRGASVRPVRRLVAYGWVAFTAATLALLMLRGPYTGSGRLGDAFDPGVLQGVLDTRTGAALTSRLLLAGVAALFVAALFGPYARREGPGDRRDLVYGLAAGGTVVAAGIAGTWALSEHASTGVQPALAMPLDVLHLLAVAAWLGGLAALAVALYREPSIERAAVGRFSRLAFGAVAVLAATGLYQSWRQVGSWSALTGTAYGRLLLLKLGLVAVLLGVGWVSRGWTRRLAEPARGASHGADDESRAEESGAEETGAEESGPGTGAGPVPDAGVADPVRAAQLARQRAAVATARRRRVRDADPARAGLRRSVLAETAVVVVLLAVTTALTTTEPGRTQEQVDRAQAVGATAVPDRPVDVTLPFDTGGPDGTGTVRLTLDPGRSGANALRVDVDGTDGRARDVAELKVSFTLDEREIGPLAIALDKDAPGRWTARSARLPLPGDWRIRVTVRTSDIDQTTIDKNVKIG; this is encoded by the coding sequence GTGCGGCGGCTGCCCGCGCTGCTGCTGCTCGTCGCGGGGCTGCTCGGCACCGCGCTCTCGGGTACGGCGTCGGCGCACTCCGCGCTGACCGGCAGCGACCCGGCGGACGGAGCGGTGGTCGCCACGGCGCCCCAGCGCGTCACCCTCACCTTCTCCGAGCAGGTCGCGCTCGGTGACGACGGCATTCGCGTACTGGAGCCGAGCGGGAAGCGCGCCGACTCCGGGGAGCTGCGCGACCTGTGCAGCGGCCCGGTGGTCCGGTACGGCGTGGACCTGCGCGACGGGCTGCCCGACGGCACGTACACCGTCGCCTGGCAGGCCGTGTCGGCCGACAGCCACCCGATCTCCGGGGCGTTCACCTTCTCCATCGGCGAGCCGAGTGCGACGAAGGTCGTCCTGCCCCGGCAGGAGGCCGGTGGCGGGCTCGTCGGGCAGCTGTACGACATCGGGCGGTACGTGTCGTACGCGGGCTTCACCGTCCTCGCCGGCGGTAGCGCCTTCGTCCTGGTCTGCTGGCCGCGCGGCGCGTCCGTGCGGCCGGTGCGGCGGCTCGTCGCGTACGGCTGGGTGGCGTTCACCGCCGCCACGCTGGCACTGCTGATGCTGCGCGGGCCCTACACCGGGTCGGGGCGGCTGGGCGACGCCTTCGACCCGGGGGTGCTGCAGGGCGTGCTGGACACCAGGACGGGCGCCGCGCTCACCTCCCGGCTGCTGCTCGCGGGTGTGGCGGCGCTGTTCGTCGCGGCGCTGTTCGGGCCGTACGCGCGGCGCGAGGGGCCGGGCGACCGGCGGGACCTCGTCTACGGGCTGGCCGCGGGCGGGACCGTCGTCGCGGCCGGGATCGCCGGGACCTGGGCGCTTTCCGAGCACGCCTCGACGGGGGTGCAGCCGGCGCTCGCCATGCCGCTGGACGTCCTCCACCTGCTCGCCGTGGCCGCCTGGCTGGGCGGGCTCGCCGCGCTGGCCGTCGCGCTGTACCGGGAGCCGTCCATCGAGCGGGCCGCCGTCGGGCGGTTCTCCCGGCTGGCGTTCGGCGCGGTGGCCGTGCTGGCGGCGACGGGGCTGTACCAGTCGTGGCGGCAGGTCGGCAGCTGGTCGGCGCTGACCGGCACGGCGTACGGACGGCTGCTGCTGCTGAAGCTGGGGCTGGTCGCCGTCCTGCTGGGCGTCGGCTGGGTCTCCCGCGGCTGGACGCGGCGGCTCGCGGAGCCGGCGCGCGGAGCCTCGCACGGGGCGGACGACGAGTCGCGGGCGGAGGAGAGCGGCGCGGAGGAGACCGGCGCGGAGGAGAGCGGCCCCGGCACGGGCGCGGGGCCCGTACCGGACGCAGGCGTCGCCGACCCGGTCCGGGCCGCGCAGCTGGCGCGGCAGCGGGCCGCCGTCGCGACGGCCCGCAGGCGACGGGTGCGGGACGCCGACCCCGCGCGCGCCGGGCTGCGCCGCTCCGTGCTCGCCGAGACGGCCGTCGTCGTGGTCCTCCTCGCCGTGACCACCGCGCTGACCACGACCGAGCCCGGCCGTACCCAGGAGCAGGTGGACCGCGCGCAGGCGGTGGGCGCGACCGCCGTCCCGGACCGGCCGGTCGACGTCACCCTGCCGTTCGACACGGGAGGCCCGGACGGCACCGGCACCGTCCGGCTGACCCTCGACCCCGGCCGGTCCGGCGCCAACGCGCTGCGGGTCGACGTCGACGGGACGGACGGGCGGGCGCGCGACGTGGCCGAGCTGAAGGTGTCGTTCACCCTCGACGAGCGGGAGATCGGACCGCTGGCCATCGCACTCGACAAGGACGCGCCGGGCCGGTGGACCGCCCGCTCGGCGCGGCTGCCCCTGCCGGGGGACTGGCGCATCCGGGTGACGGTGCGGACGTCCGACATCGACCAGACCACCATCGACAAGAACGTGAAGATCGGTTGA
- a CDS encoding copper chaperone PCu(A)C, producing the protein MTRTTTAAFSAALALVAGLALGGCSSADQTDTTPQLKVSGAFMPEPVSADMAGGFLTVTNTGDSADTLTSVTSDLSDDVQLHETKDQKMRQVDSFDLPAKGELKLRRGGDHLMFMGLKRTPKKGDTVRIELHFEKAGRIGVEVPVEARTHNPQASGDHMEHGGASSHQQQPSSHDGARH; encoded by the coding sequence GTGACCCGCACCACCACCGCCGCCTTCTCCGCCGCGCTCGCGCTCGTCGCGGGCCTGGCCCTGGGCGGCTGCTCGTCCGCCGACCAGACGGACACCACCCCGCAGCTGAAGGTCAGCGGGGCGTTCATGCCGGAGCCGGTCAGCGCCGACATGGCGGGCGGCTTCCTCACCGTCACCAACACCGGTGACAGCGCTGACACGCTCACCTCCGTCACCAGCGACCTGTCCGACGACGTGCAGCTGCACGAGACGAAGGACCAGAAGATGCGGCAGGTCGACTCCTTCGACCTGCCCGCCAAGGGCGAGCTGAAGCTCCGGCGCGGCGGCGACCACCTGATGTTCATGGGGCTCAAGCGCACCCCGAAGAAGGGCGACACGGTCAGGATAGAGCTGCACTTCGAGAAGGCCGGCCGGATCGGCGTCGAGGTCCCGGTCGAGGCCAGGACCCACAACCCGCAGGCATCCGGGGACCACATGGAGCACGGTGGGGCGAGCTCCCACCAGCAGCAGCCGAGCAGCCACGACGGCGCACGGCACTGA
- a CDS encoding SCO family protein, with protein sequence MRTHPRAARPRRAAHRTRLIAAAFAAASTLALSACGPGTDTGNSPVADVSVAPDSGKPGTVLDRPFEKPELVLTDTTGKPYDLRQRTKGKPTLVYFGYTHCPDVCPLTMSNLAEAMKRLPKADRDKLEVVFVTTDPERDTPAELAKWLPAAGDPSFVGLSGEFATIQAGARRLGIGIDPPSKDKDGKVVSMHGAQVMAFSPKTDRGYVVYGENTTVDEYAKDLPKLIRGENP encoded by the coding sequence ATGCGCACTCACCCCCGCGCCGCGCGGCCCCGCCGTGCGGCACACCGCACGCGGCTGATCGCCGCCGCGTTCGCCGCCGCGTCCACCCTGGCCCTCTCCGCCTGCGGCCCCGGCACCGACACGGGCAACAGCCCCGTCGCCGACGTGTCGGTGGCGCCCGACTCCGGCAAGCCCGGCACGGTCCTCGACCGGCCGTTCGAGAAGCCGGAGCTGGTCCTCACGGACACCACCGGCAAGCCGTACGACCTGCGCCAGCGCACCAAGGGCAAGCCGACCCTCGTCTACTTCGGTTACACCCACTGCCCCGACGTGTGCCCGCTCACCATGAGCAACCTCGCCGAGGCGATGAAGCGGCTCCCCAAGGCCGACCGGGACAAGCTGGAGGTCGTCTTCGTCACGACCGACCCCGAGCGCGACACCCCCGCCGAACTGGCCAAGTGGCTGCCGGCCGCGGGCGACCCGAGCTTCGTCGGCCTCAGCGGCGAGTTCGCCACCATCCAGGCCGGTGCACGCCGGCTCGGCATCGGCATCGACCCGCCGTCCAAGGACAAGGACGGGAAGGTCGTCTCGATGCACGGCGCCCAGGTGATGGCGTTCTCCCCGAAGACCGACCGCGGCTACGTCGTCTACGGCGAGAACACCACCGTCGACGAGTACGCGAAGGACCTGCCCAAGCTCATCCGTGGAGAGAACCCGTGA
- a CDS encoding YcnI family copper-binding membrane protein: MNVSRLPSRLALVGGTAVSSVLLLSSTAYAHVTVQPQGEAAKGGYATVNFKVPNERDGASTVKLEVTLPTDHPLASVMPQPVPGWTVVVEKAKLAKPLDVHGKKITEAPSKITWTASGSKIEPGRFQQFPVSLGRLPEDTDRLVFKALQTYDNKEVVRWIEEPAEGAAEPDSPAPVLKLAAAAEDGHHAKTGAAGAARAADENQTKTEAASADVSDTTARVLGVVGILVGAAGIAYGVLAGRRRSA, from the coding sequence ATGAACGTCAGCCGTCTGCCCTCGCGTCTCGCCCTCGTGGGCGGTACCGCCGTCTCGTCCGTCCTGCTGCTCTCCTCGACGGCGTACGCGCACGTGACCGTCCAGCCGCAGGGCGAGGCCGCCAAGGGCGGCTACGCCACGGTCAACTTCAAGGTGCCCAACGAGCGGGACGGCGCCTCCACCGTGAAGCTGGAGGTCACACTGCCCACGGACCACCCGCTGGCGTCCGTGATGCCGCAGCCCGTGCCCGGCTGGACCGTCGTGGTCGAGAAGGCGAAGCTCGCCAAGCCGCTGGACGTGCACGGCAAGAAGATCACCGAGGCCCCCTCCAAGATCACCTGGACGGCGAGCGGCTCGAAGATCGAGCCCGGCCGGTTCCAGCAGTTCCCCGTCTCACTCGGCCGTCTGCCCGAGGACACCGACCGACTCGTCTTCAAGGCCCTCCAGACGTACGACAACAAGGAGGTCGTGCGCTGGATCGAGGAGCCCGCCGAGGGTGCCGCCGAGCCCGACTCACCCGCGCCCGTGCTGAAGCTCGCGGCCGCCGCGGAGGACGGTCACCACGCGAAGACCGGTGCCGCCGGAGCCGCGCGGGCCGCCGACGAGAACCAGACGAAGACCGAGGCGGCGTCGGCCGATGTGAGCGACACCACCGCCCGCGTCCTCGGGGTCGTCGGCATCCTGGTCGGAGCCGCCGGCATCGCGTACGGCGTCCTGGCCGGCCGCCGCCGCTCCGCCTGA
- a CDS encoding ATP-binding protein: MSIWWSLHLRREAASVPLARRLLLGTMETAGVDPDTSYDLSLALGEACANAVEHAGEGSAEFRVTAYLDGEKCRIEVADSGPGFPQEPVCAFTRSTAPVDAESGRGLRLIEELADHVHFGNRAGRGGAVVSFDKSVKWRADAPVALTT; encoded by the coding sequence ATGAGCATCTGGTGGTCCCTCCACTTGCGGCGCGAGGCTGCGAGCGTTCCGCTCGCCCGACGTCTCCTCCTCGGCACCATGGAGACCGCCGGGGTGGACCCTGACACCTCCTACGACCTGTCGCTGGCCCTCGGTGAGGCCTGCGCCAACGCGGTCGAGCACGCCGGGGAGGGGTCGGCCGAGTTCCGGGTCACGGCATACCTGGACGGTGAGAAGTGCCGTATCGAGGTGGCCGACTCGGGGCCCGGCTTCCCCCAGGAGCCGGTGTGCGCCTTCACCCGCAGCACGGCGCCCGTGGACGCGGAGAGCGGTCGCGGCCTCCGCCTGATCGAGGAGCTCGCCGACCATGTGCACTTCGGGAACCGTGCCGGGCGGGGCGGAGCCGTCGTCTCCTTCGACAAGAGCGTCAAGTGGCGGGCGGACGCGCCCGTGGCGCTGACCACCTGA
- a CDS encoding aminopeptidase P family protein codes for MADELTPETPESDEEPIKQRKNGLYPGVSDELAENMKSGWADTELRDLRPIAQAAHTAARRAALSARFPGERLVVPAGNLKTRANDTEYGFRAATEYAYLTGNQTEDGVLVLEPRKDGEGHDATLYLLPRSDRENGEFWLSGQGELWVGRRHSLTEAATLYGISTHDVRELPARLAEATGPVRVVRGYDAGVEKALTDKVTAERDEELRVFLSEARLVKDDFEIAELEKACASTTRGFEDVVKVLDKAEATSERYIEGTFFLRARVEGNDVGYGSICAAGPHACTLHWVRNDGPVRPGDLLLLDAGVETNELYTADVTRTLPISGTFTDLQRKIYDAVYEAQEAGIAAVKPGAAFRDFHDAAQRVLAEKLVEWGLLEGPVERVLELGLQRRWTLHGTGHMLGMDVHDCAAARTEAYVGGTLEPGMCLTVEPGLYFQADDLTVPEEYRGIGVRIEDDILVTEDGNRNLSEALPRRSDEVEAWMAGLRG; via the coding sequence GTGGCCGATGAGCTCACTCCGGAGACCCCGGAAAGCGACGAAGAGCCGATCAAGCAGCGCAAGAACGGCCTGTACCCGGGCGTCTCCGACGAGCTCGCCGAGAACATGAAGTCGGGCTGGGCCGACACCGAGCTGCGCGACCTGCGGCCGATCGCCCAGGCCGCGCACACCGCCGCACGCCGTGCCGCGCTGTCGGCCCGCTTCCCAGGTGAGCGCCTGGTCGTCCCCGCGGGCAATCTGAAGACGCGCGCCAACGACACGGAGTACGGCTTCCGCGCCGCCACCGAGTACGCGTACCTCACCGGCAACCAGACGGAGGACGGCGTCCTCGTGCTGGAGCCGCGGAAGGACGGCGAGGGCCATGACGCGACGCTGTACCTGCTGCCCCGCTCCGACCGGGAGAACGGCGAGTTCTGGCTGTCCGGCCAGGGCGAGCTGTGGGTGGGCCGCCGGCACTCGCTGACGGAGGCCGCCACGTTGTACGGCATCTCCACCCACGACGTCCGCGAGCTGCCGGCCAGGCTCGCCGAGGCGACCGGCCCGGTACGGGTCGTGCGTGGCTACGACGCGGGTGTCGAGAAGGCGCTGACCGACAAGGTCACCGCCGAGCGGGACGAGGAACTTCGGGTCTTCCTCTCCGAGGCGCGGCTCGTCAAGGACGACTTCGAGATCGCCGAGCTGGAGAAGGCGTGCGCCTCCACCACGCGCGGCTTCGAGGATGTCGTCAAGGTCCTGGACAAGGCCGAGGCGACCTCCGAGCGCTACATCGAGGGCACGTTCTTCCTGCGCGCCCGCGTCGAGGGCAACGACGTCGGCTACGGCTCCATCTGCGCCGCCGGTCCGCACGCCTGCACCCTGCACTGGGTCCGCAACGACGGTCCGGTCCGCCCCGGCGACCTGCTCCTGCTGGACGCGGGCGTCGAGACGAACGAGCTGTACACCGCCGACGTCACGCGGACGCTGCCGATCTCCGGTACGTTCACCGACCTCCAGCGCAAGATCTACGACGCCGTGTACGAGGCGCAGGAGGCCGGTATCGCCGCGGTCAAGCCGGGTGCCGCGTTCCGCGACTTCCACGACGCCGCCCAGCGGGTCCTCGCCGAGAAGCTCGTCGAGTGGGGTCTGCTCGAGGGTCCGGTGGAGCGTGTCCTGGAGCTGGGCCTCCAGCGCCGGTGGACTCTGCACGGCACCGGCCACATGCTCGGCATGGACGTCCACGACTGCGCCGCCGCGCGCACCGAGGCGTACGTGGGCGGCACCCTGGAGCCGGGCATGTGCCTGACGGTGGAGCCGGGCCTCTACTTCCAGGCCGACGACCTGACCGTGCCGGAGGAGTACCGGGGTATCGGCGTCCGGATCGAGGACGACATCCTGGTCACCGAGGACGGCAACCGGAACCTGTCCGAGGCGCTTCCGCGCCGCTCGGACGAGGTCGAGGCGTGGATGGCGGGCCTGCGGGGCTGA
- a CDS encoding PP2C family protein-serine/threonine phosphatase yields the protein MLDIPSRVRVHVDALIAAQHDMRIDMGVCDAIERREAAGKPAAMSAPHLPKVAGIDPTVPPPAHTATPLPGIPAAAPQPGTPLQDRLAGWVSDLTTLHELIGRLARTSTLDGALRELLDAGASLVGARRGMAVIEPADGHGPTATVGLGLAHADLGTIETVPRSATSYGRLLDGLPGGPLPDPRPPSVDSLPLTGSAVDGRAGSHAAAHTADGHGADEAAGAPAGAPGPVAVPDLLGDEHLDPRHREVAARLGFAASYAVPLSTPEAGRLGAVVWLYDEPAEPDGRHRHLVSLYGQYASEHLARLLELERGRSQIAALTEELLPTRLPRVPGARLAARHTAGGSGGGDWYDALPLPEGALGLAVGSVSGTGPGAVAAMGRLRASLRAYAVMEGEDPVAVLSDLELLLRLTEPARTATALFAYAEPARRRIVLAGAGHVPPLVLGERRTEYVETSLSAPLGMLACWEAPSVDLDVEPGETVLLYTDGLLRRMGGSVDRAFTRLHAAASSVPKADRDDPEAVVDHVLRLVLGGPDDAGDGGEDCAGGGGGHEGGRVARDADEDVVILAARFD from the coding sequence ATGCTGGACATCCCCTCACGTGTACGTGTACATGTGGATGCACTGATAGCGGCGCAGCATGACATGCGGATTGACATGGGGGTTTGCGATGCTATTGAGCGACGGGAAGCAGCCGGAAAGCCGGCTGCCATGAGCGCCCCTCACCTGCCGAAAGTGGCCGGAATCGATCCCACGGTCCCTCCTCCTGCTCACACTGCGACGCCCCTCCCTGGTATCCCCGCCGCGGCGCCTCAACCCGGAACCCCGCTCCAGGACCGGCTGGCGGGGTGGGTCTCCGATCTGACGACCCTCCACGAACTCATCGGACGCCTCGCCCGGACGAGCACCCTCGACGGCGCCCTCCGCGAGCTGCTGGACGCGGGCGCCTCCCTCGTCGGGGCGCGCCGGGGGATGGCCGTCATCGAACCGGCCGACGGCCACGGCCCCACCGCCACCGTCGGGCTGGGCCTGGCGCACGCCGACCTCGGCACCATCGAGACGGTCCCCCGCAGCGCCACCTCCTACGGGCGCCTCCTCGACGGCCTGCCCGGCGGCCCGCTCCCCGACCCCCGCCCGCCCTCCGTGGACTCCCTTCCCCTCACCGGCAGCGCCGTCGACGGTCGCGCCGGCTCCCACGCCGCCGCGCACACCGCCGACGGCCACGGCGCGGACGAAGCGGCCGGGGCCCCCGCCGGCGCGCCGGGCCCCGTCGCCGTCCCCGACCTCCTCGGCGACGAGCACCTGGACCCCCGCCACCGCGAGGTCGCCGCCCGCCTGGGCTTCGCCGCCAGCTACGCCGTACCACTGAGCACGCCGGAGGCCGGCCGCCTCGGCGCGGTCGTCTGGCTGTACGACGAACCGGCCGAACCCGACGGACGCCACCGCCACCTCGTCAGCCTGTACGGGCAGTACGCCTCCGAGCACCTGGCCCGGCTGCTGGAGCTGGAGCGCGGCCGCTCGCAGATCGCCGCACTCACCGAGGAGCTGCTGCCCACCCGGCTGCCCCGCGTCCCCGGCGCCCGGCTGGCCGCGCGGCACACCGCCGGGGGGTCCGGCGGCGGTGACTGGTACGACGCGCTGCCGCTGCCCGAGGGGGCGCTCGGCCTGGCCGTGGGGTCGGTGTCGGGCACCGGGCCCGGTGCCGTCGCCGCGATGGGGCGACTGCGCGCCTCCCTGCGCGCGTACGCCGTGATGGAGGGCGAGGACCCCGTCGCCGTCCTGTCCGACCTGGAACTGCTGCTGCGGCTGACGGAGCCGGCGCGGACCGCGACGGCCCTGTTCGCGTACGCCGAGCCGGCGCGGCGGAGAATCGTGCTGGCCGGTGCGGGGCACGTGCCGCCGCTGGTTCTCGGCGAGCGCCGCACCGAGTACGTGGAGACCTCCCTGTCGGCGCCGCTGGGGATGCTCGCCTGCTGGGAGGCGCCGAGCGTGGACCTCGACGTGGAGCCGGGAGAAACGGTGCTGCTGTACACCGACGGCCTGCTGCGCCGCATGGGTGGTTCCGTCGACCGCGCCTTCACCCGGCTGCACGCGGCCGCGTCGAGCGTGCCGAAGGCCGACCGGGACGACCCGGAGGCGGTGGTGGACCACGTGCTGCGTCTGGTGCTCGGCGGGCCCGACGACGCCGGGGACGGGGGCGAGGACTGCGCGGGCGGCGGGGGCGGGCACGAGGGCGGCCGGGTCGCGCGGGACGCCGACGAGGACGTCGTGATCCTCGCCGCCCGGTTCGACTGA
- a CDS encoding bifunctional DNA primase/polymerase, whose protein sequence is MREILGMRRRLRFGRRNRPALLDAALHCATEWQWPVLPGVGFKAAKPTKPAKPSRTAGGPAGGARACACPDPECVVPGAHPFDPGLLAATTDARMVRWWWMNRPDAPLLLATGGRAPCAVSLPAVAAARALAVLDRRGLRLGPVVATPTRWSLLVAPYSLERLGELLYAKDCVPSSLRFHGEGGYLVLPPSRTGTGPVLWERPPAPGGPWLPDVEAVVDALVEASAAAPDGGSRLRY, encoded by the coding sequence ATGCGCGAGATCCTCGGAATGCGACGCAGGCTCCGGTTCGGGCGCAGGAACAGGCCCGCCCTCCTCGACGCGGCGCTGCACTGCGCCACCGAGTGGCAGTGGCCCGTACTCCCCGGCGTGGGGTTCAAGGCGGCCAAGCCGACGAAGCCTGCCAAGCCGAGCAGGACGGCGGGGGGACCCGCCGGCGGGGCGCGCGCCTGCGCCTGCCCCGACCCCGAGTGCGTCGTCCCCGGCGCACACCCCTTCGACCCCGGCCTGCTGGCCGCGACCACCGACGCGCGGATGGTGCGCTGGTGGTGGATGAACCGGCCGGACGCGCCCCTGCTCCTTGCCACCGGCGGCCGCGCCCCCTGCGCCGTGAGCCTCCCGGCCGTCGCGGCGGCGCGCGCCCTGGCGGTGCTGGACCGGCGCGGACTGCGCCTCGGCCCCGTGGTGGCGACGCCGACGCGCTGGTCGCTGCTGGTCGCCCCGTACTCCCTGGAGCGGCTGGGCGAACTGCTGTACGCGAAGGACTGCGTCCCCAGCTCGCTGCGGTTCCACGGCGAGGGCGGCTACCTCGTGCTGCCCCCGTCGCGGACGGGTACGGGCCCGGTGCTCTGGGAGCGCCCGCCCGCGCCGGGCGGACCGTGGCTGCCGGACGTGGAGGCCGTCGTGGACGCGCTGGTCGAGGCGAGTGCGGCCGCGCCGGACGGCGGCAGCCGCCTCCGCTACTGA